The Oncorhynchus masou masou isolate Uvic2021 chromosome 31, UVic_Omas_1.1, whole genome shotgun sequence genome includes a region encoding these proteins:
- the LOC135524077 gene encoding shaker-related potassium channel tsha2-like: protein MTVVSRENQDETVVVPPRYQDDCDVELGDQECSERVVINISGLRFETQLKTLSRFPSTLLGDPRKRMRFFDPLRNEYFFDRNRPSFDAILYYYQSGGRLRRPVNVTMDIFMEEIKFYEIEEEVIEMFKEDEGMIREVERPMPDNEFQRQMWLLFEYPDSSGPARMIAVVSVSVILISILIFCLETLPRFREDHSTDIELSNHLITNGTTRHKKKNPLTDPFFMVESLCIVWFSFEFLMRFLSCPSKPAFFKNAMNVIDILAIAPYFITLGLELAELQGAGSEQAMSLAILRVIRLVRVFRIFKLSRHSKGLQILGQTLNASISELGLLIFFLLIGVILFSSAAYFAETDDPESGFTSIPAAFWWAVVSMTTVGYGDMCPVTIGGKIVGSMCAIAGVLTIALPVPVIVSNFNYFYHRERNDEDTAVYTHVTCGQQNTSFGEFKSTSDSKQSLAKSEYIEDDSLETLRFTNFSPFEQYTGKLTDV, encoded by the coding sequence ATGACTGTTGTATCCCGTGAGAACCAGGACGAGACTGTGGTAGTCCCTCCCCGGTACCAAGATGATTGCGACGTGGAGCTGGGCGACCAGGAGTGTAGCGAGAGGGTCGTCATCAACATCTCCGGGCTGCGCTTCGAAACACAACTGAAGACCCTCTCGCGCTTTCCCTCTACGCTATTGGGAGACCCACGTAAAAGGATGCGCTTCTTCGATCCGTTGAGAAATGAGTACTTTTTCGACAGGAATAGACCCAGCTTTGATGCTATCCTTTATTATTACCAGTCCGGGGGAAGGCTTAGGAGACCTGTCAACGTTACCATGGACATTTTCATGGAAGAAATCAAATTTTATGAAATCGAAGAGGAGGTCATAGAGATGTTCAAAGAAGATGAAGGTATGATCAGAGAGGTGGAACGTCCGATGCCTGACAACGAGTTTCAGCGCCAGATGTGGTTGTTGTTTGAGTACCCCGACAGCTCTGGGCCTGCCCGGATGATCGCTGTTGTATCAGTCAGTGTGATTTTGATATCCATACTGATCTTCTGTTTGGAGACATTGCCACGGTTCAGGGAAGATCACAGCACAGACATAGAACTCAGTAATCACCTCATCACGAATGGGACTACTcgccacaaaaaaaaaaatccgtTGACAGACCCGTTTTTTATGGTTGAGTCACTTTGCATCGTGTGGTTTTCCTTTGAATTTCTCATGAGGTTTTTATCGTGCCCTAGCAAACCGGCTTTCTTCAAAAACGCAATGAACGTCATTGACATATTAGCGATTGCTCCTTATTTCATCACCCTTGGACTTGAACTCGCTGAGCTACAGGGAGCGGGAAGCGAACAGGCCATGTCGTTAGCCATACTCAGAGTAATCCGTTTGGTTCGAGTCTTCAGGATTTTCAAACTTTCCAGGCACTCCAAGGGTCTCCAAATTTTGGGCCAGACACTCAACGCCAGCATCAGCGAACTAGGTCTTTTGATATTCTTTCTTCTCATAGGGGTTATTCTGTTCTCCAGCGCTGCTTACTTTGCAGAGACAGACGACCCTGAATCGGGATTCACGAGTATCCCCGCCGCATTTTGGTGGGCGGTGGTGTCCATGACTACGGTTGGATACGGAGACATGTGCCCGGTTACTATTGGCGGCAAAATAGTGGGATCGATGTGTGCCATCGCCGGAGTGCTGACCATAGCCCTACCTGTCCCTGTCATCGTTTCCAATTTTAATTACTTCTATCACAGAGAACGCAATGATGAGGACACCGCCGTGTATACTCACGTGACTTGTGGTCAACAGAATACTTCATTTGGCGAATTCAAATCGACCAGCGACAGCAAGCAGTCCCTCGCCAAATCAGAGTACATTGAAGATGATTCTCTCGAGACACTCAGATTTACTAACTTTAGCCCATTTGAACAGTACACTGGCAAGCTTACAGATGTATGA